A genomic region of Zea mays cultivar B73 chromosome 6, Zm-B73-REFERENCE-NAM-5.0, whole genome shotgun sequence contains the following coding sequences:
- the LOC118472175 gene encoding uncharacterized protein codes for MDASSSAMLFYSVSSSPIVLPPSCVSMSIWNPSTEAVTYYSINAPTRFGCRPPHRRGMALHLHPQARRRLGVLTCLLHDPLLLQRQQSVVAFCCNGLARHCPGHGQEQIPQDEAHGGCCDVFVRGLGHRIPVNFGLLNRCLFMM; via the exons ATGGACGCGTCGTCTTCTGCCATGCTCTTCTACTCAGTCTCTAGCTCTCCGATCGTGCTCCCTCCCTCGTGTGTCTCCATGTCCATCTGGAACCCGTCAACCGAAGCAGTGACATACTACTCGATTAATGCTCCAACCAGGTTCGGCTGCCGCCCGCCTCATCGACGCGGCATGGCCCTCCACCTCCATCCTCAAGCACGCCGACGTCTAGGCGTTCTTACCTGCCTCCTTCACGATCCACTCTTGTTGCAGCGACAACAGTCTGTGGTGGCGTTCTGCTGCAACGGCTTAGCTCGTCACTGCCCCGGTCACG gtcaagaacagatacctcaggatgaggcgcatggaggttgctgcgatgtgttcgtgagaggtctaggtcatcgtatcccagtcaactttgggttgctgaatCGTTGTCtctttatgatgtaa